A portion of the Deltaproteobacteria bacterium genome contains these proteins:
- a CDS encoding CoA transferase: protein MQGLEGVKVLELGNMVSASYATKLMADLGADVVKVEEPAGDLARQRGPFPSGIADPEKSGLFLYLNTNKRGVSFDPRQQQLTLHQLVGWADILVHNYTPARMADLGLHYEAFRAINPQLVMCSVTPFGLTGPHKDYKAYELNLTNGGGWAWLSPGASDQPDQPPLKASGQQADFQAALCAATVSLAAYFRTLNGGVGEHIDLSVQSYTASFLEQNFIYYTYLDRVASRLGRRQLYPWGMFQCRDGLIFILNVEEDQWQRLVELMGNPEWASWEIFQDQINRSRNYDALKIYLEEWTREWNVEDLWRAGQERRICFAPVLTMTQMAKQEQLQARQFFVDVDHPRAGKLTQVGPPYRLEAPWWKIRRPAPLLGQHNDEVFQTLPAALPQASSLKPQASRLPLDGIRVADFTWVWAGPYCTMHLAHLGAEVIKIESQGRVDVTRRLPLYPKGMKGGVNRSGLFNQWSLGKKSLLLNFDKPEGLALVKELIEQCDVVVDNFATGVMERLGLSYEDLKKIKPDLIVASITGYGHTGPQKEYMGYGPAMAPLSGMSSVTGYADGPPEEIGLSLGDPNGGINAATAICAALAARKRTGQGQCIDVSMWEAMTALVPEAWMEYAMNGTEFPRDGNHDLWMAPHNCFRCQGEDEWVSIACGSDDEWRALCQAMGQPQLAADVRFLTASDRKTHEEALEQLVTAWTVERNKWTVTGVLQAAGVAAFPSMNSKDLTEDAHLHARGFFTKLLHAEVGEKTHTGIPWILANASNGVRAAAPLLGEHTDEVMRTVLGRSDEEIAKLKEEKILY from the coding sequence ATGCAAGGGCTTGAGGGAGTCAAAGTTCTGGAACTCGGGAATATGGTGTCCGCGTCGTATGCCACGAAACTGATGGCCGACTTAGGCGCGGATGTCGTGAAAGTGGAAGAACCTGCTGGCGATCTAGCACGGCAACGCGGACCCTTCCCTAGTGGCATCGCAGACCCTGAGAAGAGCGGTCTGTTCCTCTATCTCAATACCAATAAACGCGGCGTCTCGTTCGATCCGCGCCAACAACAACTCACGCTGCACCAGCTTGTCGGTTGGGCCGACATCCTTGTCCACAACTACACTCCCGCACGGATGGCCGATCTCGGGCTGCACTATGAAGCGTTTCGTGCGATCAACCCGCAGCTCGTGATGTGCTCGGTGACGCCCTTCGGTCTGACTGGTCCGCATAAGGATTACAAAGCCTATGAACTTAACCTCACCAACGGCGGCGGCTGGGCGTGGTTGAGCCCTGGGGCATCTGACCAGCCGGACCAACCGCCGCTCAAGGCCTCCGGTCAGCAGGCGGATTTTCAAGCCGCTTTATGTGCGGCCACAGTATCGCTGGCCGCGTATTTTCGGACGCTGAACGGCGGAGTTGGCGAACACATCGATCTGTCCGTGCAGTCCTATACGGCGTCGTTTCTCGAACAGAACTTCATCTACTACACCTATCTCGATCGGGTCGCATCGCGCCTCGGTCGCCGGCAGCTTTATCCCTGGGGCATGTTTCAATGTCGGGACGGTTTGATTTTCATACTCAACGTCGAAGAAGATCAGTGGCAGCGGTTGGTGGAACTGATGGGCAACCCGGAGTGGGCAAGCTGGGAAATTTTTCAGGACCAAATCAACCGTTCGCGCAATTACGACGCACTGAAAATTTATCTGGAAGAATGGACACGAGAGTGGAACGTGGAGGACCTGTGGCGGGCTGGGCAAGAGCGCCGCATCTGTTTCGCGCCAGTGTTGACCATGACGCAGATGGCCAAACAGGAACAGCTTCAGGCCCGTCAGTTTTTCGTGGACGTGGACCATCCACGTGCAGGGAAGCTGACGCAGGTAGGTCCTCCGTACCGGCTAGAAGCACCGTGGTGGAAGATTCGTCGCCCCGCGCCGCTGCTGGGCCAACATAATGATGAGGTTTTTCAAACGTTGCCTGCTGCCCTCCCTCAAGCCTCAAGCCTTAAGCCTCAAGCCTCTCGTCTTCCTCTCGACGGCATTCGTGTCGCCGACTTTACCTGGGTGTGGGCCGGGCCGTATTGCACGATGCATCTCGCGCATTTGGGGGCTGAAGTCATCAAGATCGAATCGCAAGGGCGCGTCGATGTGACACGCCGCTTGCCGCTCTACCCCAAAGGTATGAAAGGCGGGGTCAACCGTTCCGGGCTCTTCAATCAGTGGAGCTTGGGAAAAAAGAGCCTGTTGCTGAATTTCGATAAACCCGAGGGTCTCGCGCTGGTCAAAGAGTTGATCGAGCAGTGCGACGTGGTGGTGGACAATTTCGCCACCGGCGTCATGGAACGGTTGGGGCTCAGTTACGAAGACTTGAAAAAGATTAAACCTGATCTGATTGTCGCTTCGATTACCGGCTATGGCCACACCGGCCCACAGAAAGAATACATGGGTTATGGGCCGGCGATGGCACCGCTTTCCGGGATGTCTTCCGTGACCGGGTATGCCGATGGCCCGCCGGAAGAGATCGGACTCTCGCTTGGCGATCCTAATGGTGGCATCAACGCGGCGACAGCGATCTGCGCCGCGTTGGCTGCGCGGAAACGCACCGGGCAAGGGCAATGCATCGACGTGTCGATGTGGGAGGCCATGACGGCATTGGTGCCCGAAGCATGGATGGAATATGCCATGAACGGGACCGAGTTTCCGCGCGACGGCAATCATGACCTCTGGATGGCGCCGCACAACTGTTTCCGTTGCCAGGGGGAAGACGAATGGGTTTCGATCGCCTGTGGCTCGGATGACGAGTGGCGTGCCTTGTGTCAGGCGATGGGCCAACCGCAATTAGCGGCCGATGTGCGTTTCCTCACGGCCAGCGACCGCAAAACTCATGAAGAGGCACTTGAGCAGCTAGTGACAGCCTGGACCGTGGAACGCAACAAATGGACAGTGACCGGCGTCTTGCAGGCTGCTGGTGTGGCGGCCTTTCCCTCGATGAACAGCAAAGACCTGACGGAAGACGCCCATCTGCACGCGCGCGGATTCTTTACCAAACTGCTGCACGCCGAAGTTGGGGAAAAGACTCACACCGGCATCCCCTGGATTCTCGCTAACGCCTCCAATGGCGTCCGCGCCGCCGCGCCGTTGCTCGGCGAACATACGGATGAAGTGATGCGCACCGTCCTGGGCCGTTCGGACGAGGAGATCGCGAAGCTCAAGGAAGAGAAGATTTTGTACTGA
- a CDS encoding enoyl-CoA hydratase/isomerase family protein encodes MDFRYLLVQHDAGICRLILNRPERLNALNVRVGAELLQALEDCDRDDEVRVVILTGAGRAFCAGDDLKGMNEPGEPDRRYRDPIKQYVKGEGRWPLIIAKMRSLSKPVIGMINGHAHGAGFNLALGCDLRIMADDATLRIPFVKRGIATGVNLLQQFVGIGKAMEWALLAPTLSAAEAERWGLVNRVVPLAQLEDATMEWAREFAQGPTLIYGYTKSAIVHGWEEASVEAAYEHQGLALHYTLQTEDFAEGRKAFLEKRLPRFRGR; translated from the coding sequence ATGGACTTCCGTTACCTGCTCGTGCAACACGACGCCGGCATCTGCCGTCTGATCCTGAATCGTCCGGAGCGGCTCAATGCGCTGAACGTGCGTGTTGGCGCGGAACTGCTGCAGGCGCTGGAGGATTGCGACCGTGACGACGAGGTGCGGGTCGTGATTCTCACTGGCGCGGGGCGAGCGTTCTGCGCTGGCGATGATCTCAAGGGCATGAACGAACCCGGCGAGCCGGATCGTCGCTACCGTGACCCCATCAAGCAGTATGTCAAAGGCGAAGGCCGCTGGCCGTTGATCATCGCGAAGATGCGTTCGCTGTCCAAGCCGGTGATCGGCATGATTAACGGTCACGCCCACGGCGCGGGGTTTAACCTTGCGCTTGGCTGCGACCTGCGCATTATGGCCGACGACGCCACGCTGCGGATTCCCTTCGTCAAGCGCGGTATCGCGACTGGCGTCAACCTGTTGCAGCAGTTTGTCGGCATCGGCAAAGCCATGGAATGGGCACTGTTGGCACCGACCCTGTCGGCAGCGGAAGCCGAACGCTGGGGGCTCGTGAATCGCGTTGTTCCGCTTGCTCAGCTCGAAGACGCCACGATGGAATGGGCGCGCGAGTTCGCCCAGGGGCCAACGCTGATTTACGGCTATACCAAGTCGGCCATCGTTCATGGCTGGGAAGAAGCTTCCGTCGAAGCCGCCTACGAACACCAAGGACTCGCCCTGCATTACACGTTGCAGACCGAAGACTTTGCCGAAGGACGGAAGGCGTTTCTGGAAAAGCGACTGCCGCGCTTTCGCGGGCGGTAG